Proteins from a genomic interval of Pecten maximus chromosome 13, xPecMax1.1, whole genome shotgun sequence:
- the LOC117341188 gene encoding uncharacterized protein LOC117341188 isoform X2, translated as MPQVNCTADCNPSCTYNWGRTRLNVLDLGLIRRADAGTHTCLARNGLGRASASIEVKVNYPPDIAFVGKQVRMEGERLQLYCRVRGVPANYTFYEWYQVSPLDNKRVQSGNMSKEGRAQLPSLSYIHNGIYYCSVSNGVPTPGGQTNITGTILNLRVNGPFHDLQAMYTKTGYAGADIKFLIDFFEFSTGQITRSWYNASSGEAVSLERGSITLENIDYQTTFFSTNVTVNGYRVITTITNLTVWDYGIYVLHLESSEQTRVVQLRVDREIATSNTTNGWLISTIILLLVLAGCGLVVGIWIYRRGNCNKGAFTRCLAIEKDRTSDEEDNVDQNNSDNQAVDASQYDPSVYTPLQIHRQHLPESPYSNLQSQSEHTYECLKTKNNSRSPVAAGGQSSNVDQESPSAMMEAASLYQNVNINTNSHHGNKETRLPPKPKPKQTKTRKKAKLPRDTEAHYNGAFKEREEM; from the exons ATGCCACAAGTGAATTGTACTGCCGACTGTAACCCGTCGTGTACCTACAACTGGGGCCGTACTCGTCTGAATGTACTAGATTTGGGCCTGATCAGGCGGGCAGATGCAGGAACTCACACATGCTTAGCTAGGAATGGACTAGGAAGAGCCTCAGCGTCCATTGAAGTGAAAGTCAACT ATCCTCCCGACATAGCATTTGTTGGAAAACAGGTGAGGATGGAGGGGGAAAGACTCCAGTTATACTGCCGTGTGAGGGGAGTCCCAGCTAATTATACCTTTTATGAATGGTACCAAGTGTCTCCATTGGACAATAAAAGGGTCCAATCCGGAAACATGTCCAAGGAGGGAAGGGCACAACTACCTTCCCTctcatatatacacaatggaATCTACTACTGCTCAGTATCCAATGGTGTACCGACGCCAGGGGGCCAGACGAATATCACGGGGACAATCTTGAATCTAAGAGTAAATG GTCCCTTCCATGATCTCCAGGCCATGTACACCAAGACGGGATACGCAGGCGCAGACATCAAGTTCCTCATAGACTTCTTCGAATTTTCAACAGGACAAATAACCAGGTCGTGGTACAATGCATCGTCAGGAGAGGCCGTCAGTCTCGAGCGCGGGAGCATCACATTAGAAAACATCGACTATCAGACGACGTTCTTCTCAACCAATGTCACCGTAAATGGATACCGTGTCATAACAACCATCACCAATTTGACTGTCTGGGATTATGGTATATATGTGCTGCATTTGGAGAGTTCTGAGCAGACAAGGGTCGTGCAACTCAGGGTTGACAGGG AAATTGCTACCAGCAATACTACGAATGGATGGTTGATCTCCACCATTATCCTGCTCTTAGTGCTTGCTGGGTGTGGCCTGGTGGTTGGTATCTGGATATACAGACGGGGAAATTGTAACAAAG GGGCCTTTACAAGATGTCTGGCAATAGAGAAAGACAGAACAAG TGATGAAGAGGACAATGTGGATCAGAACAACAGCG ATAATCAGGCGGTCGATGCTTCGCAGTATGACCCAAG TGTCTACACTCCTCTTCAAATCCATCGACAACATTTGCCTGAAAGTCCTTATAGCAATCTCCAAAGTCAATCGGAGCATACTTACGAGTGCTTAAAGACTAAAAACAATAGCAGATCACCTGTAGCCGCTgggggtcaaagttcaaatgtCGATCAAGAATCACCCTCCGCCATGATGGAAGCCGCAAGCTTGTACCAGAACGTTAATATTAACACTAACAGTCACCACGGTAACAAAGAGACACGTTTGCCGCCAAAACCAAAGCCCAAGCAAACAAAAACCAGGAAAAAAGCAAAACTACCCAGAGACACTGAAG CTCATTATAATGGGGCCTTTAAGGAACGTGAGGAGATGTGA
- the LOC117341188 gene encoding uncharacterized protein LOC117341188 isoform X1 — translation MPQVNCTADCNPSCTYNWGRTRLNVLDLGLIRRADAGTHTCLARNGLGRASASIEVKVNYPPDIAFVGKQVRMEGERLQLYCRVRGVPANYTFYEWYQVSPLDNKRVQSGNMSKEGRAQLPSLSYIHNGIYYCSVSNGVPTPGGQTNITGTILNLRVNGPFHDLQAMYTKTGYAGADIKFLIDFFEFSTGQITRSWYNASSGEAVSLERGSITLENIDYQTTFFSTNVTVNGYRVITTITNLTVWDYGIYVLHLESSEQTRVVQLRVDREIATSNTTNGWLISTIILLLVLAGCGLVVGIWIYRRGNCNKGAFTRCLAIEKDRTSDEEDNVDQNNSDNQAVDASQYDPSVYTPLQIHRQHLPESPYSNLQSQSEHTYECLKTKNNSRSPVAAGGQSSNVDQESPSAMMEAASLYQNVNINTNSHHGNKETRLPPKPKPKQTKTRKKAKLPRDTEGKLRLFILCKYPDELKLFVTKRQILKICLRRLSAYDFCIEFERFAKIERGEYICKFCNPNHK, via the exons ATGCCACAAGTGAATTGTACTGCCGACTGTAACCCGTCGTGTACCTACAACTGGGGCCGTACTCGTCTGAATGTACTAGATTTGGGCCTGATCAGGCGGGCAGATGCAGGAACTCACACATGCTTAGCTAGGAATGGACTAGGAAGAGCCTCAGCGTCCATTGAAGTGAAAGTCAACT ATCCTCCCGACATAGCATTTGTTGGAAAACAGGTGAGGATGGAGGGGGAAAGACTCCAGTTATACTGCCGTGTGAGGGGAGTCCCAGCTAATTATACCTTTTATGAATGGTACCAAGTGTCTCCATTGGACAATAAAAGGGTCCAATCCGGAAACATGTCCAAGGAGGGAAGGGCACAACTACCTTCCCTctcatatatacacaatggaATCTACTACTGCTCAGTATCCAATGGTGTACCGACGCCAGGGGGCCAGACGAATATCACGGGGACAATCTTGAATCTAAGAGTAAATG GTCCCTTCCATGATCTCCAGGCCATGTACACCAAGACGGGATACGCAGGCGCAGACATCAAGTTCCTCATAGACTTCTTCGAATTTTCAACAGGACAAATAACCAGGTCGTGGTACAATGCATCGTCAGGAGAGGCCGTCAGTCTCGAGCGCGGGAGCATCACATTAGAAAACATCGACTATCAGACGACGTTCTTCTCAACCAATGTCACCGTAAATGGATACCGTGTCATAACAACCATCACCAATTTGACTGTCTGGGATTATGGTATATATGTGCTGCATTTGGAGAGTTCTGAGCAGACAAGGGTCGTGCAACTCAGGGTTGACAGGG AAATTGCTACCAGCAATACTACGAATGGATGGTTGATCTCCACCATTATCCTGCTCTTAGTGCTTGCTGGGTGTGGCCTGGTGGTTGGTATCTGGATATACAGACGGGGAAATTGTAACAAAG GGGCCTTTACAAGATGTCTGGCAATAGAGAAAGACAGAACAAG TGATGAAGAGGACAATGTGGATCAGAACAACAGCG ATAATCAGGCGGTCGATGCTTCGCAGTATGACCCAAG TGTCTACACTCCTCTTCAAATCCATCGACAACATTTGCCTGAAAGTCCTTATAGCAATCTCCAAAGTCAATCGGAGCATACTTACGAGTGCTTAAAGACTAAAAACAATAGCAGATCACCTGTAGCCGCTgggggtcaaagttcaaatgtCGATCAAGAATCACCCTCCGCCATGATGGAAGCCGCAAGCTTGTACCAGAACGTTAATATTAACACTAACAGTCACCACGGTAACAAAGAGACACGTTTGCCGCCAAAACCAAAGCCCAAGCAAACAAAAACCAGGAAAAAAGCAAAACTACCCAGAGACACTGAAGGTAAGTTAAGATTATTTATACTCTGTAAGTACCCGGATGAACTTAAATTGTTTGTTACGAAACGACAGatattaaaaatatgtttaagaaGGTTATCAGCATATGATTTTTGTATTGAATTTGAACGTTTTGCAAAAATAGAGAGGGgtgaatatatatgtaaattttgtaatCCTAATCATAAGTAG